In one window of Synergistaceae bacterium DZ-S4 DNA:
- the cobO gene encoding cob(I)yrinic acid a,c-diamide adenosyltransferase, translating into MFGERGLVHIYSGDGKGKTTSALGLAMRALGHGARVKVIQFMKGWNSYGELNTALKLEGLEIIQTGRSDYVYKGREQPEDYEEAERGMEKAREVINGGCCDMLILDEINVAIDYGLVSPGSVAELVKNRPFGMELVLTGRGMHQELIALADLVTEMREIKHPYNRGVLARKGVEF; encoded by the coding sequence ATGTTCGGCGAAAGGGGCCTTGTCCACATATATTCCGGAGATGGAAAGGGAAAGACCACATCAGCGCTTGGACTCGCGATGAGGGCACTGGGGCACGGAGCCCGTGTAAAAGTGATCCAGTTTATGAAGGGCTGGAATAGTTACGGAGAACTTAATACGGCACTGAAGCTTGAAGGGCTGGAGATCATCCAGACCGGCAGATCCGACTACGTCTACAAAGGCAGGGAACAGCCGGAGGACTATGAAGAGGCTGAAAGGGGCATGGAAAAAGCGCGCGAAGTCATAAACGGAGGCTGCTGCGACATGCTCATACTTGATGAAATTAATGTTGCGATCGATTACGGACTTGTTTCCCCTGGATCTGTAGCCGAACTTGTAAAAAACAGACCTTTCGGAATGGAACTTGTCCTGACCGGAAGAGGAATGCATCAGGAGCTTATTGCCCTTGCAGATCTTGTTACAGAGATGAGGGAGATCAAACACCCCTACAACAGGGGGGTCCTGGCAAGAAAAGGGGTAGAATTCTAG
- a CDS encoding AMP-binding protein: MWLMIVKFFLNLFFRIEIKGWENWEKAGDGVLIAPNYVSFIDPLILAVCLPEKVPFAIERRLTKKRFISLFLPLAETHILDADAPLTLKYFLNHLKNGGRCVIFPELQPTTIGNPMKVSQGVAMIADHTKAKILPINIKGTELTPFSRIQHKPGLRFFSKVTITILPATQIDIPDDMSGPKRAAAAGRALEKIMDEASLAARVKEKPFFDVLLDARKQYGGKFRIFCDHGQRPITYNGFITRVLLIEDVLKNADMAGDNIGVLLPTSLGGVVTMYSLQKMGKIPAMLNFSLGGRSLVNCCRTACVKTVVTSRKFIDLGKLEALITAVEEEGLRVIWLEDLAPSITKFKKISAALKTIFIRSNPVVEGETDKPAIILFTSGSEGAPKGVVLSYKNLHTNHAQMYTRVDFYRSDRILNTMPIFHSFGLCGVFMPVTLGIFVYFYPSPLHYKTISTICYDERITFLFATDTFLGGYAKAASDNYDFATIRMLVQGGEKLRHSTQEIWFERFSIRITEGYGVTEASPVVANNYYAHHRSGTVGQFVAGIEYRIEPVEGVHEGGRLWIKGPNVMLGYLRATDPGVIDPPKDGWYDTGDIVSVDEDGFVRILGRAKRFAKIGGEMISLAAVEEVLSEVWPEDKHAVVMIKGGPRGETLSLVTSKPELKRDELRQTLSDLGVAEIAVPKKILTMENIPLLSTGKIDYVSLEEILKDIDPDS, from the coding sequence ATGTGGCTTATGATAGTTAAGTTTTTTCTGAATCTTTTTTTTCGGATAGAGATCAAGGGATGGGAGAACTGGGAAAAAGCAGGAGACGGAGTGTTGATAGCTCCAAATTATGTCTCATTCATAGACCCTCTTATTTTGGCAGTATGCCTTCCTGAAAAGGTCCCTTTTGCAATAGAGCGAAGGCTGACAAAAAAACGATTCATAAGCCTTTTCCTTCCGCTGGCAGAGACTCATATACTTGACGCAGACGCACCGCTGACACTGAAGTATTTCCTGAATCACCTCAAGAATGGGGGAAGATGCGTTATCTTCCCTGAACTCCAGCCCACCACGATAGGCAATCCGATGAAAGTTTCACAGGGCGTCGCAATGATAGCCGACCACACAAAGGCAAAGATCCTTCCGATAAACATAAAAGGCACTGAACTTACCCCCTTTTCACGCATCCAGCACAAACCCGGCCTGCGTTTTTTTTCCAAAGTCACCATAACGATCCTTCCGGCAACACAAATAGATATTCCTGATGACATGTCAGGTCCTAAAAGGGCCGCAGCCGCCGGCAGGGCCCTTGAAAAGATCATGGATGAGGCATCTCTCGCAGCAAGAGTGAAGGAAAAGCCCTTCTTTGACGTTCTCCTCGACGCAAGAAAACAATACGGAGGCAAGTTCAGGATCTTCTGCGACCATGGGCAGAGGCCTATAACGTACAACGGATTTATAACCAGGGTGCTTCTCATCGAAGATGTGCTGAAAAATGCAGACATGGCGGGCGACAATATCGGAGTGCTTCTGCCGACTTCTCTGGGAGGGGTAGTTACAATGTACTCACTCCAGAAAATGGGGAAGATACCTGCAATGCTGAATTTTTCTCTTGGCGGCCGCTCATTGGTGAACTGCTGCCGAACTGCCTGCGTAAAGACGGTAGTCACGTCAAGAAAGTTTATTGATCTTGGAAAACTTGAAGCTCTCATAACCGCAGTTGAAGAGGAGGGTCTGAGGGTCATATGGCTGGAGGACCTGGCTCCCTCGATAACCAAATTTAAAAAGATATCCGCTGCGTTAAAAACTATTTTTATTAGATCGAACCCGGTAGTAGAAGGAGAAACGGACAAGCCGGCAATAATCCTCTTCACATCCGGATCGGAAGGGGCGCCCAAAGGCGTTGTGCTGAGCTACAAAAACCTTCACACCAACCATGCGCAGATGTACACCAGGGTCGACTTCTACCGGTCAGACAGGATACTCAACACCATGCCTATTTTTCATTCATTCGGGCTCTGCGGAGTGTTCATGCCTGTGACTCTCGGAATATTCGTCTACTTCTATCCCTCTCCGCTGCATTACAAAACGATATCGACCATCTGTTACGATGAACGGATAACTTTCCTTTTCGCCACGGATACCTTCCTTGGAGGCTATGCGAAGGCGGCATCGGACAACTATGACTTCGCGACGATACGCATGCTTGTGCAGGGAGGTGAGAAGCTGAGGCACTCAACACAGGAGATATGGTTCGAAAGGTTCAGCATAAGGATAACTGAAGGATACGGGGTCACAGAGGCATCTCCGGTCGTTGCCAACAACTACTACGCTCACCACAGGAGCGGTACCGTCGGACAATTCGTTGCGGGAATAGAATACAGGATAGAGCCGGTAGAGGGAGTGCACGAAGGGGGAAGGCTCTGGATCAAGGGACCCAACGTGATGCTCGGTTACCTCAGGGCAACGGACCCTGGCGTTATAGATCCTCCGAAAGACGGCTGGTATGATACCGGAGACATAGTCAGCGTCGATGAAGACGGGTTCGTCAGGATACTGGGCAGGGCGAAAAGGTTTGCTAAGATAGGCGGCGAGATGATATCTCTCGCTGCAGTGGAGGAGGTCCTCTCTGAAGTATGGCCGGAAGACAAGCACGCCGTGGTTATGATAAAGGGAGGCCCGAGAGGTGAGACGCTCTCGCTGGTGACCTCAAAGCCTGAACTGAAGAGGGACGAACTGCGCCAGACGCTTTCGGATCTCGGAGTCGCAGAGATAGCGGTACCCAAAAAAATACTGACGATGGAAAATATCCCCTTGCTTTCAACGGGAAAGATAGACTATGTCTCCCTTGAAGAGATCCTTAAAGACATTGACCCCGATTCCTGA
- a CDS encoding M48 family metallopeptidase: MAFTDKNKLLAVLAVSVLLLLTPGLSEAKLSAEDAKAVWSRVAKATELNGLPFNVKEEKIPNAWVTNGSSVTVTTGLLQILDTQAELYGVLAHEAGHAKLDHYEDTVKRGVGLSVAATLLGKLLGGGIAETAAGVGANLAYSGWSREQEVEADDYSVRLAHRMGEDPVGLYSALLKLSKVGSRPQPSGFNSHPPDDRRLLHLRNEILGLDPKAKFPDGSEKGTVIQPKSEIESETDGTVAKKGGYDIDAAIERLKREEAAKAQAGGQSS; this comes from the coding sequence ATGGCATTTACCGATAAAAATAAATTGCTTGCAGTTTTAGCGGTTTCTGTGCTCTTGTTGCTTACCCCCGGCCTTTCAGAGGCAAAACTGAGCGCCGAGGATGCCAAAGCCGTATGGTCTCGCGTTGCAAAGGCGACAGAACTTAACGGACTTCCTTTTAACGTGAAGGAGGAAAAGATCCCCAACGCTTGGGTCACGAATGGCAGCTCAGTAACAGTAACGACCGGACTGCTTCAGATCCTTGACACCCAGGCCGAATTGTACGGGGTGCTGGCCCATGAAGCCGGGCATGCAAAGCTTGACCACTATGAAGACACAGTAAAGAGAGGGGTAGGACTTTCAGTAGCCGCCACTCTGCTTGGCAAGCTGCTCGGGGGAGGCATCGCTGAGACTGCGGCAGGGGTAGGCGCAAACCTGGCTTACTCCGGCTGGAGCAGGGAACAGGAAGTTGAAGCGGATGACTATTCTGTCCGCCTTGCCCACAGGATGGGAGAGGATCCGGTAGGGCTTTACAGCGCGTTGCTCAAGCTTTCAAAAGTTGGCAGCAGGCCTCAGCCAAGCGGATTCAATTCACACCCTCCTGATGACCGGAGGCTTCTGCACCTCAGAAACGAGATACTCGGCCTTGATCCAAAAGCCAAGTTCCCTGACGGTTCCGAGAAGGGTACAGTAATTCAGCCGAAATCGGAGATAGAAAGCGAAACGGACGGAACTGTTGCCAAAAAGGGCGGTTATGACATAGACGCCGCCATAGAAAGACTGAAGAGGGAAGAGGCTGCAAAGGCGCAGGCCGGAGGACAGAGCAGCTGA
- a CDS encoding sodium ion-translocating decarboxylase subunit beta codes for MIAAVTWQNMVMMLVGAFLLYLSIEKNFEPTLLLPMGFGTLLVNLPLSSALDQMAGTEMVEGALSMLFRLGIATEILPLLILIAVGAMCDFGPLLANPKVFLFGLAAQMGIFLTMGIALLLGFNVYEAASIGIIGAADGPTSIYVSTRFAPHLLGPISVAAYTYMALVPMIQPPVILAITSEKERRMRMPAPTRTVTKRARIIFPIAVTMLGGIIAPASVSLLGFVMFGNLLRESGVTERLSQAAQNELANIVTILLGFSIAATMTGEKFVNVSTMIIIAMGLVAFVLDTAGGVMTAKVLNLFLPEGKKINPMVGAAGISAFPMSARTIQKLGQKADPSNHLLMHAVGANVAGQIGSVLAGGVLLAYLGG; via the coding sequence ATGATCGCGGCGGTCACATGGCAGAACATGGTAATGATGCTTGTCGGCGCGTTCCTGCTTTACCTTTCGATAGAGAAGAACTTTGAACCGACCCTTCTTCTGCCAATGGGATTCGGGACCCTTCTTGTCAATCTGCCGCTGTCATCGGCACTTGACCAGATGGCCGGAACAGAGATGGTGGAGGGCGCGCTCTCCATGCTCTTCAGGCTCGGCATCGCGACTGAGATACTTCCCCTGCTGATACTTATAGCGGTCGGCGCCATGTGCGACTTCGGACCTCTTTTGGCGAACCCGAAAGTCTTTCTTTTCGGACTAGCGGCACAGATGGGGATATTCCTCACGATGGGTATAGCGCTCCTCCTCGGCTTCAACGTCTATGAAGCTGCTTCGATCGGAATAATAGGAGCTGCGGATGGCCCAACGTCGATATATGTCTCGACCAGATTCGCTCCCCATCTGCTGGGTCCGATATCCGTGGCCGCATATACTTACATGGCGCTGGTGCCTATGATCCAGCCCCCGGTCATACTGGCCATCACGTCCGAAAAGGAACGGCGAATGAGGATGCCGGCCCCAACAAGGACTGTGACGAAAAGGGCAAGGATAATCTTCCCGATAGCCGTTACGATGCTCGGCGGGATAATTGCGCCCGCTTCAGTATCGCTGCTTGGCTTTGTTATGTTCGGTAACCTCCTCAGGGAGAGCGGAGTCACGGAAAGGCTTTCACAGGCGGCCCAGAACGAGCTCGCAAATATTGTGACCATCCTGCTTGGTTTTTCTATCGCCGCAACTATGACGGGTGAGAAATTCGTAAACGTAAGCACCATGATAATAATAGCGATGGGCCTTGTCGCCTTTGTCCTCGATACTGCAGGCGGGGTCATGACCGCAAAGGTGCTGAACCTTTTCCTTCCGGAAGGCAAAAAGATCAACCCAATGGTAGGAGCCGCAGGGATCTCTGCCTTTCCGATGTCGGCAAGGACGATCCAGAAGCTAGGGCAGAAAGCTGACCCCTCAAACCATCTCCTGATGCATGCAGTCGGTGCGAATGTCGCAGGTCAGATCGGCTCCGTGCTTGCGGGCGGAGTGCTCCTGGCGTATCTCGGCGGCTGA
- a CDS encoding DMT family transporter, producing the protein MGELKTEFNAKQILMADMLLVLVALIWGAGIPMSALLARTITPLWAVALRMLLAAFFLILIFPQKIITSTRRDWAISSILTAVLTGVFISMTFGLVYSTASKQAFIGGLNVILVPVFVWIIYKTKPSLWIFAGAGITTLGLLVMGFTPGMEFNSGDFLSFIMAIFYAFQVLAAGFGARRVEPYRLVALHIIMLAAVMTILACIFEPLPEIGSFSIKIWATLLCVSLGNTILCFIIQFKAQRITPESHVAVIFSLEGLFGYMVAVLSGQDPFHLQGAFGGMLVIAGMMLTETETFLKQRRSPKQL; encoded by the coding sequence ATGGGAGAACTAAAAACAGAATTCAATGCGAAACAGATATTGATGGCAGATATGCTTTTGGTGCTTGTCGCCCTGATATGGGGTGCCGGCATTCCTATGAGCGCATTGCTAGCCAGAACGATCACCCCTCTGTGGGCAGTCGCGCTAAGGATGCTTTTGGCTGCTTTTTTTCTTATATTGATCTTTCCTCAGAAAATAATAACATCCACAAGACGGGACTGGGCGATATCTTCAATTCTTACAGCTGTCCTCACCGGAGTATTTATATCCATGACCTTTGGTCTGGTTTACAGCACTGCAAGCAAGCAGGCCTTTATTGGCGGGCTGAACGTAATTCTAGTTCCTGTCTTTGTCTGGATCATCTATAAGACAAAACCAAGTTTGTGGATATTTGCAGGTGCGGGCATAACCACCCTGGGACTGCTAGTAATGGGCTTTACCCCCGGGATGGAATTCAACAGCGGAGATTTTCTTTCTTTCATAATGGCGATCTTTTATGCGTTCCAGGTCCTGGCTGCAGGATTCGGCGCAAGAAGGGTCGAGCCATACCGTCTCGTTGCCCTTCACATAATAATGCTTGCAGCAGTCATGACAATATTAGCCTGCATATTTGAGCCACTGCCTGAAATTGGATCATTCAGCATCAAGATATGGGCGACTCTGCTCTGTGTTTCTCTTGGAAACACGATATTGTGTTTTATTATCCAGTTCAAAGCCCAGAGGATCACTCCTGAGTCACACGTCGCAGTCATCTTTTCGCTGGAGGGCCTTTTCGGGTATATGGTCGCAGTGCTGAGCGGGCAGGACCCATTCCATCTCCAGGGAGCATTTGGAGGTATGTTGGTCATAGCCGGAATGATGCTGACTGAAACCGAAACTTTTCTTAAACAGAGGAGATCCCCGAAGCAACTTTAA
- a CDS encoding rubrerythrin family protein, whose amino-acid sequence MKTNENLATAFAGESQANRKYLCFAAQAEKEGFTSAARLFRATAEAETIHAFAEFKAKGGIGTTAENLVAAKEGETYEFTEMYPPMIEDAKAEGNNEAARIFHYANEAEKVHARLYDEALANLGNEPEGQDYYLCPICGYIHKGKESTSPCPICGAKPSIFKKF is encoded by the coding sequence ATGAAGACAAATGAAAATCTCGCAACTGCATTTGCAGGTGAATCACAGGCCAACAGAAAGTATCTCTGCTTCGCGGCACAGGCGGAAAAAGAGGGTTTCACCAGTGCGGCAAGACTTTTCCGGGCTACGGCTGAGGCCGAGACCATACACGCTTTTGCGGAGTTCAAAGCGAAGGGCGGAATAGGAACAACAGCCGAGAACCTTGTTGCGGCAAAAGAGGGTGAAACATATGAATTCACCGAAATGTATCCCCCGATGATCGAGGATGCGAAGGCAGAGGGAAACAACGAAGCAGCCCGTATTTTCCATTACGCCAACGAAGCCGAAAAAGTACATGCGCGCCTCTACGATGAAGCGCTGGCAAATCTCGGAAATGAACCGGAGGGACAGGATTACTATCTTTGCCCGATATGCGGCTATATCCACAAGGGTAAAGAGTCGACAAGCCCCTGCCCGATCTGCGGAGCCAAACCTTCAATATTCAAGAAATTCTAG
- a CDS encoding DMT family transporter: MPLWGFLLSFVVAIMWAASPIMVARGMALSKCTSNEINPIRSISFFVFTLALALIHTNGSIPIILSPKALLYIGGNVLLGYLVGDVLYFIAIKKIGISLAVPVSNSYPMLVVLTSWLLLGEPITVQIVTGIIVVITGLLLLRFGGVKEKENEGAPAPDEIGLSNLMKGFLFAIGAGLAWAIGAPLTKMAMEASGLGPVEISFYRAAALLIMAWGYRLILVKFRPAVLMPLKAVPLKAWGYMLAAAVIGLAMGSILYTTCIRVMPVAVVTAITSTSPFIAALFGHFVLKESLTRLQWAGVMLIITGSITVSI, encoded by the coding sequence ATGCCTTTATGGGGTTTTCTTCTTAGTTTCGTTGTCGCTATAATGTGGGCCGCTTCGCCGATAATGGTGGCCCGGGGCATGGCGCTGTCGAAATGTACCTCCAACGAGATAAATCCCATCAGGTCAATATCATTTTTTGTTTTCACCCTGGCTCTCGCCCTGATACATACAAACGGAAGCATACCGATAATCCTCTCTCCAAAAGCGCTGCTTTACATAGGCGGCAATGTGCTTCTGGGATATCTTGTAGGAGACGTGCTCTACTTCATCGCTATAAAAAAGATAGGAATAAGTCTTGCAGTGCCGGTTTCCAACTCATACCCCATGCTTGTCGTCCTTACGTCATGGCTTTTGCTTGGCGAACCGATAACAGTACAGATCGTCACAGGGATAATCGTAGTCATAACCGGTCTTCTCCTGCTGAGATTCGGAGGAGTGAAGGAAAAAGAGAATGAAGGTGCCCCTGCCCCTGATGAGATCGGCCTCTCAAACCTGATGAAAGGGTTCCTATTTGCCATCGGAGCCGGACTTGCGTGGGCGATCGGAGCTCCTCTGACAAAAATGGCCATGGAGGCTTCCGGACTCGGCCCTGTCGAGATATCCTTCTACAGGGCGGCCGCACTGCTGATAATGGCTTGGGGATACAGGCTCATCCTTGTAAAATTCCGGCCCGCAGTCCTGATGCCTCTGAAAGCAGTCCCCCTCAAAGCGTGGGGCTACATGCTGGCAGCCGCTGTGATCGGTCTTGCAATGGGTTCTATACTCTACACCACATGCATCAGGGTAATGCCTGTCGCAGTTGTTACCGCCATCACCTCGACCAGCCCGTTCATAGCGGCTCTCTTCGGTCACTTTGTGCTTAAGGAAAGCCTGACAAGGCTTCAATGGGCAGGGGTGATGCTGATAATTACCGGCTCCATAACAGTGAGTATTTAG
- the nudC gene encoding NAD(+) diphosphatase, producing MSKYYIFCNGKILLKSGGKELPDTVSDRELEPFFKASGSVDREHPDMDRWAEIDPESELSDRYVIMERRSIWPTFEEREFFRAGKAFHLMDWQRTNRYCGVCGTGTEYDPAEGAMRCPACGEIYYPVISPAIIVAVEREGKLLMGHGVNFPPGRFSVLAGFVEPGESLEECVKREVYEETRIRVRNIRYFGSQPWPFPRSLMLGFTAEWESGEIEVDGREVTEAAWFAPDEITDVFRGLSISWKLIENFIKKHS from the coding sequence TTGAGCAAATATTATATTTTCTGCAATGGGAAGATCCTGCTGAAAAGCGGAGGCAAAGAGCTTCCTGATACGGTATCAGACAGGGAACTGGAACCCTTTTTCAAGGCGAGCGGAAGTGTTGACAGGGAACATCCGGATATGGATAGGTGGGCGGAGATCGATCCGGAGTCAGAGCTGTCCGACAGATACGTAATAATGGAGAGAAGATCGATCTGGCCGACCTTTGAGGAGAGGGAATTTTTCAGGGCGGGCAAGGCATTCCACCTGATGGACTGGCAAAGGACCAACAGATACTGCGGAGTCTGCGGGACCGGAACTGAATATGATCCGGCAGAAGGAGCCATGAGATGTCCGGCCTGTGGTGAGATATATTATCCGGTGATCTCCCCTGCGATAATAGTGGCGGTCGAACGGGAAGGAAAACTTCTGATGGGTCACGGAGTCAATTTCCCTCCGGGCAGGTTCAGCGTCCTGGCCGGGTTCGTCGAACCGGGTGAGAGCCTTGAGGAATGCGTGAAAAGGGAAGTGTATGAGGAGACAAGGATCAGAGTCAGAAATATCAGATATTTTGGCAGCCAGCCCTGGCCCTTCCCGAGATCACTTATGCTTGGCTTTACAGCGGAATGGGAGAGCGGGGAGATAGAAGTCGACGGCAGGGAAGTCACCGAAGCAGCATGGTTCGCACCTGACGAGATCACGGATGTATTCCGTGGACTGAGCATTTCATGGAAGCTGATAGAGAATTTTATCAAAAAGCATTCGTAA
- a CDS encoding aspartate/glutamate racemase family protein, which produces MPFYKIRSKSRSWDGEPIGILILDAAYPCVPGNVGNATTYPFPVRYHEVKGASIERLLNQRDLTLLEPFLEGARKLEAEGVRAITGACGFMALFQQEIADAVDIPVFMSSMLQVPFITRTLKRGQKVGIISANASVMTDQHLRNVGITPDMPVVLYGMEGKYEFRSSVLEEKGTMDTDVIEKEILEVCNQMLKDHPEVAAIQLECSDLPPFAAAVHAHTGLPVFDFITMIRHVESALNPTKYCGPDYRM; this is translated from the coding sequence ATGCCTTTTTACAAGATCAGAAGCAAATCGCGCTCGTGGGACGGTGAACCCATAGGTATCCTCATACTCGATGCTGCATATCCCTGCGTTCCGGGAAACGTCGGAAATGCTACGACCTATCCATTTCCTGTCCGCTACCATGAAGTAAAGGGAGCCTCGATCGAAAGGCTTCTGAATCAGAGGGACCTTACCCTTCTGGAACCCTTCCTTGAAGGCGCGAGAAAGCTCGAAGCCGAAGGGGTTCGCGCAATAACAGGCGCATGCGGCTTTATGGCCCTTTTCCAGCAGGAGATCGCCGACGCGGTCGACATCCCTGTCTTCATGTCAAGCATGCTTCAGGTCCCGTTTATTACAAGAACTTTAAAGCGTGGGCAGAAAGTCGGGATAATCTCGGCAAACGCTTCTGTAATGACTGATCAGCATCTAAGAAATGTGGGCATTACGCCCGATATGCCGGTAGTGCTTTACGGCATGGAGGGGAAATACGAATTCCGTTCCTCTGTTCTGGAAGAAAAAGGCACAATGGATACCGACGTAATAGAGAAAGAGATACTCGAAGTATGTAATCAGATGCTCAAAGACCACCCCGAAGTGGCGGCTATACAGCTCGAATGCAGTGATCTTCCTCCCTTTGCTGCAGCAGTACACGCACACACCGGACTGCCTGTATTTGATTTCATAACGATGATAAGACACGTGGAGTCAGCTTTGAACCCGACAAAATACTGCGGACCGGACTACCGGATGTAA
- a CDS encoding MFS transporter: MVVPDSLRALRSRNYRLFFMAQAISLTGLWMHRVAMGWLVFRLTGLNSALGIIDFAASISVFLFAPFAGALIERWDLRKTLFCCQAGCMIIAFILAFLTLTGLVTFHIVVFMSLMLGLVDAFELPCRYSLVSYMVDRKEDVSNGVALNSMNFNIARMIGPSIAGFVIHAVGEGVCFLVNGFAYSSTLLAVKKMKMGRPPIGKNDGSRSRPLKDTVEGLKMARKFEPSRYLLILIASTGFFCFPSIVLMPAMAKSVLGGNSETLGFLLMGVAIGALLGSFIMASLKSSQRLYWWCTRACLAFGVSVILFSFSGNIYAGIALAAPVGFCMVTSTISCNTLLQSMAPAANRSRIMALYTMAILGIPPFGSLLSGRLADHLGTDWALFICGSISAVIAFYFMKKIDRVRDQISEALEDPEAVQWEN; this comes from the coding sequence ATGGTCGTCCCCGATTCTCTTCGGGCACTTAGAAGCAGGAACTACAGGCTTTTTTTCATGGCCCAGGCGATATCGCTGACGGGCCTCTGGATGCACCGTGTAGCCATGGGGTGGCTGGTATTCAGGCTGACGGGACTTAACAGCGCTCTTGGGATAATTGATTTTGCTGCCTCCATATCAGTCTTTTTATTTGCTCCGTTTGCAGGGGCTTTGATAGAGAGATGGGATCTGAGGAAAACATTGTTCTGCTGTCAGGCAGGATGCATGATAATAGCATTCATACTGGCCTTTCTTACCCTTACAGGCCTTGTGACTTTCCACATAGTGGTATTCATGAGCCTGATGCTGGGCCTTGTAGATGCCTTTGAACTGCCATGCAGATATTCACTTGTCTCTTACATGGTAGACAGAAAAGAAGATGTATCAAACGGGGTAGCTCTTAACTCAATGAATTTTAATATCGCCAGAATGATCGGACCATCGATAGCCGGATTTGTGATACATGCCGTCGGTGAGGGTGTTTGCTTTCTTGTAAACGGTTTTGCCTATTCCTCGACTCTTTTGGCTGTAAAAAAGATGAAGATGGGCCGTCCTCCGATCGGGAAAAATGACGGAAGCAGATCAAGGCCCTTGAAAGATACTGTCGAGGGCTTAAAGATGGCCAGGAAATTTGAGCCCAGCCGATATCTGCTGATCCTTATCGCTTCTACCGGTTTCTTTTGTTTTCCAAGCATAGTCCTGATGCCTGCAATGGCAAAAAGTGTGCTGGGCGGGAACTCCGAGACTCTGGGATTTTTGCTGATGGGGGTAGCGATAGGGGCGCTTTTGGGATCATTTATAATGGCATCGCTGAAATCTTCGCAAAGGTTGTACTGGTGGTGTACCAGGGCATGCCTTGCTTTTGGAGTTTCAGTTATCCTTTTTTCGTTTTCAGGAAACATATACGCCGGGATAGCGCTTGCCGCTCCTGTCGGATTTTGTATGGTGACAAGCACTATTTCGTGTAATACACTGCTTCAGTCTATGGCACCTGCCGCGAACAGGAGCAGGATAATGGCGCTTTATACCATGGCTATCCTGGGGATCCCGCCATTTGGCAGTTTGCTTTCGGGAAGGCTGGCTGACCATCTCGGTACTGACTGGGCACTTTTTATATGCGGATCGATAAGCGCAGTGATAGCATTTTACTTTATGAAGAAGATCGACAGGGTCAGAGATCAGATTTCAGAAGCTCTGGAAGACCCGGAGGCAGTTCAATGGGAGAACTAA
- a CDS encoding TlpA family protein disulfide reductase has protein sequence MKKSILTIAAAFVLIFSFTQAVCALEPGTAVSDFELKDIEGKAVRLGDYKGKTVVINFWATWCPPCKKEMPDFDLLDKELKKSKQAVLLAVNMTDGKRDTKSKVEAFIKENNFGMKVLLDTEGKAAKLFDIRWLPTTVVVDGKGILRWQVLGETTKEDVLKAVRDIK, from the coding sequence ATGAAGAAGTCGATTCTGACCATTGCCGCAGCTTTTGTTCTGATATTCAGCTTTACACAGGCTGTTTGTGCCCTCGAACCGGGCACTGCAGTAAGCGACTTTGAACTGAAGGACATAGAGGGGAAGGCGGTAAGGCTGGGTGACTACAAAGGAAAGACAGTCGTGATCAATTTCTGGGCCACGTGGTGTCCGCCGTGTAAAAAAGAGATGCCCGACTTCGACCTCCTTGACAAGGAACTTAAAAAGAGCAAGCAGGCGGTGCTCCTTGCCGTGAATATGACTGACGGGAAGAGAGACACCAAAAGCAAAGTCGAGGCATTCATAAAGGAAAATAATTTCGGCATGAAGGTACTCCTCGATACAGAGGGAAAAGCCGCCAAGCTTTTTGATATAAGATGGCTTCCCACTACAGTTGTAGTTGATGGCAAAGGCATACTTCGCTGGCAGGTCCTCGGGGAAACCACCAAAGAGGATGTTCTGAAGGCAGTCAGGGATATTAAGTAA